The following DNA comes from Fibrobacter sp..
TTCGTTTTCCGACCTCTCACACCACCGTACGTGCCGTTCGGCATACGGCGGTTCTTCATTGTTCAGTGCAATTTGACATAGTAGTCCATAAGGCACGGGTACCCTGCCCTGCGTAGCATTTCGTTTGTTGCCGCGTGGTGCATTATACCCTCGGCGTTTGCCCAGTACCCTTTCCTGCTGTTCCCGTAGATTCTTGCCCAGTATGGTTTGATTCCACACTTGACAAGGTTCTTGACGCGTGCGCTCGGTTTCTTCCAGCTTTTCCATATACACATCCGTATGCGTCTGCGTAGCCACTCATCCATCCTTTCAAGGTATTTCTTGGCATCCGCAAGTTTGAAGTAGTTCACCCATCCGCGAATGGTTTGATGTAACGCCTCTTTCCTGCGCTCATAGCCCATCCCATTGCTCCTGCCCGTGATGAGTTTGAGTTTCGCCCTCATCTTTTGCAGGCTCTTGGGATGGATGCGAAGCCTTCACATACCATCAAGTGGACGTTTGTAGAACGAGTAGCCGAGGAACTTCATCTCGCGAGCGCTGCCGACCTCCGTCTTTTCGCGATTGACCTTCAAGTGAAGTCTCTTCTCGATGAAGTTGGTCAGTCCTTCGCACACTCTTTCCGCTCCGCGTCTGCTCTTGCAGAAGATAAGACTATCGTCTGCATACCTTACAAACGGGTGACCTCGTTTCTCCAACTCCTTGTCCAGCTCGTTCAGAACGATGTTACTCAACAATGGGCTGAGTGGGCCTCCTTGCGGTGTCCCCTCGGGAGTCGGATGGTATACTCCGTCTATCATCACCCCTGCATAGAGATACTTGTGTATAAGACTTATCACCCTGCCGTCCTTGACGGTATGGGAAAGAAGTTCTATCAGGTAGCTCTGGTTCACGGTGTCGAAGAAGCGTTCGAGGTCAATGCCGACTGCGTACTCGTAGCCGTCATTGAGTATACTCTGCGCTTTCTTCAAGGCATCGTGAGCACTGCGTCCGGGACGGAAGCCGAAGCTCCCTTCGCTGAACTGGGGTTCATACATCGGAGACAGCACCTGCGCTATGCTCTGCTGGATTACGCGGTCTACCAAGGTGGGTATTCCCAGCTTGCGCGTCTTTCCGTTGTCTTTCGGGATTTCCACACGCCGCACGGGTTGCGGCTTGTATTTCCCGTTCAAGAGAGATTCCTTGAGTTCATCCTTGTGGAGTTTCAAGTATGGAAGCAACTCTTTCG
Coding sequences within:
- the ltrA gene encoding group II intron reverse transcriptase/maturase — its product is MDKFVERNFMREREQKIAAGAADCLQGDRLEAERLAGVQTFMEITENELVEVQIDEKHLMELIVSPYNMNRAYRKVISNGGSGGVDSMEAKELLPYLKLHKDELKESLLNGKYKPQPVRRVEIPKDNGKTRKLGIPTLVDRVIQQSIAQVLSPMYEPQFSEGSFGFRPGRSAHDALKKAQSILNDGYEYAVGIDLERFFDTVNQSYLIELLSHTVKDGRVISLIHKYLYAGVMIDGVYHPTPEGTPQGGPLSPLLSNIVLNELDKELEKRGHPFVRYADDSLIFCKSRRGAERVCEGLTNFIEKRLHLKVNREKTEVGSAREMKFLGYSFYKRPLDGM